One Deinococcus sp. LM3 genomic region harbors:
- a CDS encoding sigma-70 family RNA polymerase sigma factor, which translates to MDLPTDPAPTDPAPADLISPELLERLTAGEERAWFEFVQEYEGRMYGYLYRLEGNSEDALDLTQEVFYRAWRSIRTFRAGERVLPWLYQVARNTQIESHRRKQLQRFSLEQAREDVGFEVTSEKRSPVQAAESADAQDRVQRALQQLPPEYREAVVLRFMEDLSYDEIAQIQGVALGTAKSRVFRAKEQLADLLESVADVN; encoded by the coding sequence GTGGACCTTCCGACCGACCCTGCGCCGACCGATCCTGCGCCTGCCGACCTGATCTCGCCCGAGCTGCTGGAGCGGCTGACGGCCGGTGAGGAGCGGGCGTGGTTCGAGTTCGTGCAGGAGTACGAGGGCCGCATGTACGGGTACCTGTACCGCCTGGAGGGCAACAGCGAGGACGCCCTGGACCTGACGCAGGAGGTCTTCTACCGCGCGTGGCGCAGCATCCGCACCTTCCGGGCGGGCGAGCGGGTGTTGCCGTGGCTGTATCAGGTGGCCAGGAACACGCAGATCGAATCGCACCGCCGCAAGCAGTTGCAGCGTTTCTCGCTGGAGCAGGCGCGCGAGGACGTGGGGTTCGAGGTGACCAGCGAGAAGCGCTCGCCGGTGCAGGCGGCCGAGAGTGCCGACGCGCAGGACCGCGTGCAGCGCGCCCTGCAACAGTTGCCGCCCGAGTACCGTGAGGCGGTCGTGCTGCGCTTCATGGAGGACCTGAGTTACGACGAGATCGCGCAGATTCAGGGCGTGGCGCTCGGCACGGCCAAGAGCCGCGTGTTCCGCGCCAAGGAGCAGCTGGCCGACCTGCTCGAAAGCGTCGCCGACGTGAACTGA
- a CDS encoding LacI family DNA-binding transcriptional regulator, producing the protein MRKPTIQDVARQAGVGVGTVSRVLNNHVAVKGATRESVLKAIADLEYTPNPHARRIAGGKSYTISVLLPVLTTEFYVRLLDGLESAFQEARYDVAIFPLLDRSRLERYLGSHTLAYQADGLVMATYNLTQMFHERRLRTQQPTVLVDAYAENVDSSFMDNVAGGRLAGEYAAKLPGQLYAVWVETELDQLFTTRVFEDRRTGFMSEVQAAGRSVRAEYTSSFDSLAARNTAATLLDDAQAAGLPCTVFASADMLAGALLDEVRLRGLRIGQDVRVIGFDDQPWAAERGLTTLHQPVESMGYEAAQLLLSRLNGYKGPPRARRFEPRLIVRGSA; encoded by the coding sequence ATGCGCAAACCCACCATTCAGGACGTAGCCCGGCAGGCCGGGGTTGGAGTCGGCACCGTTTCACGGGTGCTGAACAACCACGTGGCTGTCAAGGGAGCCACGCGCGAAAGCGTGCTCAAGGCCATCGCGGACCTCGAGTACACCCCCAACCCGCACGCCCGCCGCATCGCCGGCGGCAAGAGCTACACCATCAGCGTGCTGCTACCGGTCCTGACCACCGAATTCTACGTGCGGCTCCTCGACGGGCTGGAAAGCGCCTTCCAGGAAGCCCGCTACGATGTGGCGATCTTCCCGCTGCTGGACCGCTCCCGCCTGGAACGCTACCTGGGCTCGCACACGCTGGCGTACCAGGCGGACGGGCTGGTCATGGCGACGTACAACCTCACGCAGATGTTCCATGAACGCCGACTGCGCACCCAGCAGCCGACCGTGCTGGTCGACGCCTACGCCGAGAACGTGGACTCCTCGTTCATGGACAACGTCGCCGGGGGTCGCCTGGCCGGCGAGTACGCCGCGAAACTGCCGGGGCAGCTGTACGCCGTGTGGGTCGAGACGGAACTCGACCAGCTGTTCACCACCCGCGTGTTCGAGGACCGCCGCACCGGCTTCATGAGCGAGGTGCAGGCCGCCGGGCGCAGCGTCCGCGCCGAGTACACCTCCAGCTTCGACTCGCTGGCCGCCCGCAACACCGCCGCCACCCTGCTCGACGACGCGCAGGCCGCCGGGCTGCCCTGCACGGTGTTCGCGTCCGCCGACATGCTGGCCGGGGCGCTGCTCGACGAGGTGCGACTGCGCGGCCTGCGCATCGGTCAGGACGTGCGCGTCATCGGGTTCGACGACCAGCCCTGGGCGGCCGAGCGCGGCCTGACCACCCTGCACCAACCGGTCGAGAGCATGGGCTACGAGGCCGCGCAACTGCTGCTCTCACGCCTGAACGGCTACAAGGGTCCGCCCCGCGCCCGCCGCTTCGAACCCCGCCTGATCGTGCGCGGCAGCGCGTAA
- a CDS encoding CAP domain-containing protein, with protein sequence MTRRPLLLPLLGLLLGLLAAPFTLTAHAQEMFRIGYSADSARQAPLTVTFTATFPATHTVRWSFGDGAAAQGPQVTHTYYRPGTFTLVATLVNAQGREVSRAQTPIEVRSGGPERAELTVLHAPDSVRLGTAGSVLYRPETPRVFLDGREVGTGPTPLASGPHAALAQATGSAGQRLERRLTLNAAPFQTSAAFDSEVLRLTNRARAQGWNCAALRAGGPALPPLKLHPALDLAAQGQSAGMALYGYFDHTSALDGSSPMRRVQTAGLSPSSVAENIAAGQTSPDEVVNGWLRSPGHCRNIMGDFTLIGLSYVSRPGTTYKHYWTQVFARP encoded by the coding sequence GTGACCCGCCGCCCACTCCTCCTCCCGTTGTTGGGCCTGCTGCTGGGCCTGCTGGCCGCGCCATTCACCCTGACCGCCCACGCCCAGGAGATGTTCCGGATCGGGTACAGCGCCGACTCGGCCCGGCAGGCTCCGCTGACCGTCACGTTCACCGCCACCTTCCCGGCCACCCACACCGTCCGCTGGTCCTTCGGGGACGGCGCGGCCGCGCAGGGGCCGCAGGTCACGCACACGTACTACCGGCCCGGCACCTTCACGCTGGTCGCCACGCTGGTCAACGCGCAGGGCCGCGAGGTCAGCCGCGCCCAGACGCCCATCGAGGTGCGCAGCGGCGGACCGGAACGCGCGGAACTGACCGTCCTGCACGCGCCGGACAGCGTGCGCCTCGGCACGGCCGGCAGCGTCCTGTACCGCCCGGAAACGCCGCGCGTCTTCCTCGACGGCCGCGAGGTCGGCACCGGCCCCACCCCCCTGGCCTCCGGCCCGCACGCGGCGCTGGCCCAGGCGACCGGCAGCGCCGGGCAACGCCTGGAACGCCGCCTGACCCTGAACGCCGCGCCCTTCCAGACGAGCGCCGCCTTCGACAGCGAGGTGCTGCGCCTCACCAACCGCGCCCGCGCGCAGGGCTGGAACTGCGCGGCCCTGCGCGCGGGCGGCCCGGCCCTGCCGCCACTGAAACTGCACCCGGCGCTGGATCTCGCCGCGCAGGGCCAGTCGGCCGGGATGGCCCTGTACGGGTACTTCGACCACACCAGCGCCCTGGACGGCAGCAGCCCCATGCGCCGCGTGCAGACGGCCGGCCTGAGCCCCAGCAGTGTCGCCGAGAACATCGCCGCCGGGCAGACCAGCCCCGACGAGGTCGTGAACGGCTGGCTGCGCAGCCCCGGCCACTGCCGCAACATCATGGGCGACTTCACCCTGATCGGCCTGTCGTACGTCTCCCGCCCCGGCACCACCTACAAGCACTACTGGACGCAGGTCTTCGCGCGGCCCTGA
- a CDS encoding FUN14 domain-containing protein → MPQTARRDVPLRYHARHPPMTTPPPTPVPAATLSAPSAPPDSSALSEALRGMLPDLSVGALLGFATGVALRHIGRVALIALGALFITLQLLSYFGLITVNWLQVQALTEPWLRQGSEQGGAWITRVLTANLPFAGAFTAGLLLGLRARV, encoded by the coding sequence GTGCCGCAGACCGCCCGGCGGGACGTGCCGCTGCGCTACCATGCGCGCCACCCGCCCATGACGACCCCGCCTCCCACCCCCGTTCCCGCCGCGACCCTGTCCGCCCCCTCGGCGCCGCCGGATTCGTCTGCCCTGAGCGAGGCGCTGCGCGGCATGCTGCCCGACCTGAGCGTGGGCGCGCTGCTGGGCTTCGCGACGGGCGTGGCCCTGCGGCACATCGGGCGCGTGGCGCTGATCGCGCTGGGCGCACTGTTCATCACGCTGCAACTGCTGTCGTACTTCGGGCTGATCACCGTGAACTGGTTGCAGGTGCAGGCGCTGACCGAACCGTGGCTGCGCCAGGGCAGCGAGCAGGGCGGCGCGTGGATCACGCGGGTCCTGACCGCCAACCTGCCGTTCGCCGGGGCGTTCACCGCTGGACTGCTGCTGGGCCTGCGCGCAAGGGTGTAG